The genomic segment TTCGTCGGATAGAAATAGAGATAATTAAGCTAATTTATTCTTTTCTTGTTCTTTCAAACATGGCCATTAGCATACATAATTTATTCATTTTTATcccaaataataaatatttgttGATGACTGCAATCTATTTGTTCGTATGCTTTTATCATCTTTTTCATAAAATACTAGttttcattaatttatattatattatattatttaaaagtgagaaaaagttGTCGACAAAttctatttaagaaaattttatagTGAATGGACATCGATGCAAAAAAGATATTATTTTAACCAAAAAACTTTGTTATCACTAGCAATTAGTACTGAAATACTTGTGTGTTTatataattgtttttttaacaaAGAATAATCGATTCTGGGCTAAGCCTGGGGTATTTTCTGGTTATTTAGTTTAGTAGCCCtgtcaagaaaaataaaattaacgaACCTATAATATCATATAGTAGAAAAGTACTAAGATATTAATTTATTCATGAGAAAAATTGTTACTTTAGTTTATATGTTTCAATTTTAGACAACATAGATGACAAAAATTGTGAAAATGAAGAAATACtggaaaataaaattatgaattttcttgaatattttttttgctaatttattttattttaataattttatgtaCGTTATaaaaggtaaaaacttgtgtgagacggtctcacgggtcgtatttgtgagacagatctcttatttgggtcacccatgaaaaagtattactttttatgccaagagtattactttttattgtgaatataggtagggttgatccgtctcacagattatgatcagtctcacagattatgatcagtctcacagattatgatcagtgagacggtctcacatgagactcactcgttAAAAAAAACGGATATTTATAGATTATTTGGTTTACCTGCAGCCTTATTAAGAAATCAAAATTAAAGAACATATAATACCATATTAagatataaaattatgaaaaaattgcAACTTCAACAAATTTATGAATTTCCTTTAATATTGTTTTtccataaataataaaagataaaCATTAGtaccaaaaagaaaaaaagggtTTGGATTTGGAAAATTGCCGGAATATAATTTAATCCGGAATCCCAAGCAACCATGCCCGTGTGAATAAGCTATTTAAAGGTTAATTCATGGCGTAACGTTTTCCTACTCTACAAGTTTCCTTTCTTGAAACCGTTGATTCTCTCTCTTTCTTGCAAAAGACCAGAAATAACTATTTGGGTTTTATTGCATCATCGTCAAAATCTGCATTGTAGGTGATATACATGCACATACACACTGAGATTGAGATACATGCGCGCATGTAATTATACGTATTTGTGTTGTATTTATACGTGTCGATCTCTCTGTCTTGTTTTTTTTGCCTTTCGAGTGTGTGTACACCGATCAAGTGTCGGCTCTGTGAGTTTCCCATCTGGGATCCGACTAGCTAGGGTTTCCTCGCTTGATTTAGCGCCAATGCTTCGACCCATTTGTCTTTGttcattttttcaaattttgatggtGAAGAAATACTGAACAGGGAAAGTTATTTAGCGGGATTTTGTTCAAGTTTTATCTGATGGATGACGGAAACGGAAAATCgtcagctgaaactgaaccaagcTTCAACTTGGATGAGTGGATGAAAGAACTCTTACCCAATGATGAGGCTGATGATGCCACCGAATTCGGGTAATTTTTCGCCATCTAAATCTTTGATGATTACCTCCATCTCATGAATCTTGATTTTAGTAATTATTATTGGCATCACTCCACGTcgtctattttatttttttttccactTAATTTTTTCCTTAAAATGACGCTTCACTCGCAGTAATTTGATTTTGCTGGTTCTTTGTTGATCTGATGTTGATTTGATAAAAGGAAGATATGTATATTGCATGCATGAGTCTCTCAACTCCCCTTGATTTTATGTTAATTTTCTAGGTTTTTAATGATTCTTAACCTGAGTTTTGGGTTTTTTTCGACATTTTCCTATCGAACAAGAGCAAATCAATAGATTGGGAAATTGAGAGTGCATTTTTCGGTTGCTTACAAGAGATATGTCTTATATATGTTAAGGTTTTAGGAAGTCTGGATCCTTGATTTTGgttgaaattatttaatttatttcctCTTAATATCTCATTGTATTCTTGTGCAAGATTGCGGCATGAGAAACGTAATTTGTAGTTTTATATCGTTTTGGAATGTAATCCTGGTAAAGATCTACTCTTACTTATGTATTTGGTTGCTTTCTGTGTATCTTTGacagttttaattttttatcagATAGTTATTTGCGTATTTAGCTCCTATTTGTGAAGGGATAATTTTCTCATTTCATCTAACCAGTTACtctatttgtttttgttttttttttccttttttggaATGTTAATACTTAACGATAACAGTTTTTTTATATAATGACAGTAATGATTTACCTGACTAACTAACATCCCACGCAGCTGGTGGGATTCGAACCCAAAACCTCTAAGGTCTTGGGACCGTCACAAGGAACAGTCCTTTTACTACAAACAATTTATGCATATGTTTCTTTTTGTCAGGATGGGGATATTCTGATATTCATTTGATTTTAACATATTTCAATGTAGATTTCAACACACGAGTCCTTCGATATTGTGCAAAGAATGTGGGAAAAAATTCGGCATAGTCCTTTTCTTTTGAACTTGGAATCTGACCGATGCATTGTTGAGAAAAAAAATACACTTGATGTCGATCATAATTTGTTCCTTTTTCATAAGATCTTTAATTTGACAGCAGATTAAGACATGATATTGTCATGTTTGACGTTCCTTGAAATCTGCAGCAGCTCTAATTCTGTGCTTAAATATGTACGTTGTGGTCGACTAGTTAGCTAATTCAAGTCAGTTAGCATGTCAATTAAAGAATATACTACATGCCTTTATAGTGGAATTAAATTTAACTTTATGTGGGAAGTAGATTGCAATCAAATCTTACAATAATAGTTCTTTTCAATTTCATTTAAATTGTGTTGAAACCTATTTTATCATTAAGTGAGCTTCAAGTTGGAAACAATGGCAATGATTTAGAGTTCTCATAATGACGATTTTCGTGCAGGATGGGGCAAGCTGGAATGTTATTGCCATCTCCAATTGTAAATAATTTTAGTCAGGAAAACAAGTCTGCAGTGTTGTTGGAGAAAAGCCATCAAATTGCTGAAACTTCTGTAAGCTTCCTTCTTTATAATGTTCCTCTAAATTTTGGCATTTAGTTTGATCTACATGGTGAGGTCATTTGGAGTATATTACAGTTATTGCCTTCTTTTTATTTGTTTACACCTTGGTTTGTTACTTTGATTTTGTTCAAAAATCAGACTGATTTTctatattaaatgtttaaatagcATGAATTATCATATGGAACCATCAAAATTGTTGAATTAAAACAAGATCTATTCTTCGAACATAAAACTTTCTTGAGCACTAGAATTATCCTATTCGCTGCTTTTGTAATTACAGTTCACGAAACACAAATTCACTCACTATTAACGAATAATTTAACGCGAATATACAATAACACCTATCAAGATCCTATATATGTTAGGATCAAGATCCTATATGTGTGATGTTAGTGGACGTTTTTGCAATTTTACAAGACAGATACCTTTAGAGATCGAAATGTAAATTAAGCACGTCATTCTCCTGTTTGTTACCCCATGAGAGTAcgttatttattaaatttgttATGTTTTTAATGGCCAAAGCCTTATTTATTTTCAGCAGTAAATTATCTTGTCATGCTCCCctccaaaaatatatataatttgatatttcaGAATGAAAGAGATACTTATTTGTTTCCTAAATATTAAGATATTATGTCGAAGGATCAATAAGTTTCTACTTCATAGTATTTTTCTATTATCGAACTAAAAGAAGTTTCATAATATTGTTGGTTGTGCTTTTTTACTTCATTGTGAATAATCGTAGTAGACACTTGCATTTGCAAAAGTTAGAGATACAGTAATAAAACATCTTTTGATGATGAATTCTTCATTGGTATATGTTACTATAGTAATATAATGCTCGAGATTTTTTACGATTTGTTTGTTCATTATCTGCAGTCAATTGTCTTACCTAGCACGTGCCAGAACTCGAAGCCGATTGTTTCTACTTCAGGTATCTCTAGAACTATGCATAGAGGCTAGTTAGAATGATCCTCTATATGTATGCtgtttttaacaaaattttctTCTGAGATGTCTCACAGATGTATTAGATGAAAATTTATAAGGTTTTAACACGTATGTAGTTTTATCTTTGCAAAAGCATCTCAAGAAGACTATATTTCATTATCTAATTTCTATGGCCTAAGCGTGCTGCAAATGTAGTAAGTTACTCTCTTCATTGCATGTCAGCACAAAACTTCGCAGCAAGACAACTTGGTTCATTGAACGAGGAGTTGAATCTATTAAGAGAAAAACATTATTGTAGAACTGGAATTTTTATGGTTGTGTATTTACAGGCAGCTCGATTACCCAAGTCAGGCAAAATATTCCAAGTAGTTTATCCACCAAATGCTCTGATTTCTCCGAGACTCAGACTGCATGCAACATGGTCTCTCAAGTCCATCAGCGCCATCAATTTCAGCATCAACTCCTTATGCAGCCAACAAATCGATTGAATGTTCAATCATCGGCCTTGCATTCTAATTCCCATTTCAGTAATCGATCGCAACAGCAGCCAATACATGTATTTATGGTTCCCGCTAACATCTATAGTTCTTTTTCGTTGCATCTTTAAATTGTTATATCAGAACTTGGATACTAGGGACAGGTCCGGGAATTTGGGAGAGTCGGAACGAGATGGGAAGAGATGATAGAGGTGGAGATATTGAATAAATTTTGATAGCAAAACTTGcagttttttcaaaatttcacatccaaaattcaaaattttaattgcctTTTCATTTGAAGTGGTGATTTGAAGGAGCCAAACACCCGCTCTTTCCTTCAGATTTATATTTAGCCTTGCTGCTGTCCCATCTCAAAcaaaaaatttcagattttacttgtagattttttttctaaaaatgcgAGTGTTTCCCTCCCAAAATTCATTGGATTGTCCCCAAATGGAATGCAGGGTTCACGCCAATCGGACTTAGTTTGTGAAGTATCTCATAACATATATCTTGCACTTCTTGAAAGAGACATAGCATTGATGCATTTCCTAATATTGATACATGAAGCCATAAAATTTTATCCATATTTTAGCAGAAAGAAAGCCCCACTTTCGGAATGCCGCGACAACAACATAAAATTGGAAATCAGTCAAGTTCCTTTATGACGAACAATCAAGAATCATTCAATGTAGTTCAACACTCTGATCAGTCAACTTCACATAAGCAAATAATGCAGCTGCCTCAAAAAATGCAGTTGCAACCGGAGTTACAGAGAACTACTTTTCTTCATTCTCAGAATGTGATGGCCATTGATCCGAAGATGTCAGCAAAGCAATCACAACCAATTCATGTTGGATCTTCACAAGGTACGTTCACAACTCATACATATGGATCACATATTGTTTAGAAGAATAATTAATATATTCTAGCTGTACTTTTTAAATCATCACATTTTAATATATTCTAGCTGTACTTTTTAAATCATCACATTTTAAATGCACGAGTGTTTCAGTTAGACAAATAAGTAAAATTATGAGAGTTGAAAAGTGAAAGAGAATCAGGAACATAATAGTTCTTGTTATCTCATTACAAATAATGCTGATGGTTGGTTTTCATCCTCTCCAAATCGATGATACCTAAGTATAAaaagaacaaatttttttatcagaTAATTGATAAATTCTTACTAGCATTGGATTTGTGTATTACGGAAAGATGATCAAATCCGTGTCTTAAATAACATGATCGAAATAAATCTCATACTAACTATGAAAATATGTTGAACCTAACTCCTTTTTAACTAAGATTCTTATTTCTCTTGTTTGGTAACCACTCTCCAGTATGTAACCTTCTAGTTGTATGTCACACTCGGCGCCGTTTTGTCAATATGTTTCCTGTTATATGTCTTctagatattttttttataacttCATTTTTACAAGTCTGCTACAAAATCTCCACGTTCCAATGTCCTATccattcaaatatttttgtCTAATTTAAGATTTTTGTCTGTTCAAAGGATTATTAAACTACAATGCTCAAGTCGGCTTGATAAATTCCAGCGATTGGGTTGATCCAGCATTCCAGCAGGTAAAATTGCTGCATATGAAATCAATTGACTGTTTTAATCACTACCTAAAGTAAGTTCTTTATCATGTAGCATCAATatggaatatatatatttttaaatggaTGGTTTGAGTTCTCTGTAAGAAGCTTTCTCTTGTCTGTGAAGAATGAGGAATTCAGATTTGTGCCTTTTCGTCTTCTCTAAAACTATAATGTGTTGCGATTTTGCTAACAGATTCAGTTCATGAAGGAAATGTACATGTCTGAGGTGATCAAATTATTCGAGAGATCACAAGAATTAAGGCATCAGGTTTGAGTCATGTCTCTTTTATATTTACATGTCACGGCATTCATTTGTTATCCTTTTTATCATTAGCATTTGATACTGATGCTAGAACGTATGAATTTCTCACGCAGGCAACCAGCGCAGAGTCAGTGGCAAAACACGAAAGGAATAGAACTTTTTCAGAAAAAATAATAAGATTCCTACAGTTGTCCAAAATGGATCTTATGATGAATTACGGAAAAGAGAGAGTATATAGTATGATTAATGAGGTAAGGGCTCAACTTGATCGAGCAATTGCCAAGAATCACCCGTTGCGACAACACCCTCAGCAACTTGTTGAGTTGTGTGGTGGTATGTTAAAAACATCTCAGATGCAGCAAAGACCGAACTTTCTTCAGTACAAAATGTCTAATCAGTGCCTGGACAGCACACGTAAAGGAATGCCAACGTATTTGAGGCAGCAAGGGACAAATAAATTTCAGGTCGGCCCTTCCATTGGACTCAGAAAAGGAGACACTTCTATAACAaactccaatacatataacttgATGGGTTCAGGATTTCATAAAGGGGTGGTTGAGCCAATGGCTCGCAATATGTTACTCCATCCTTTAAGTGGAGCCACTCACAGCAATGATACGATTACTCTACACCAAAGAGTTGCCTCGTCGAAGAACATCTTCAACTCCTTGGATTCTTCTGTGAGCTCTATTActcaaaaatcaatttcaactTTACCTCAGCAGCATGGTCAAGCAATGGAAATACCAAATGCGAAGCAACCATTACAACAGCCACTTACTGGAAAAAACAAGCATCAGATGGTACCGAAATTGAACAATGATTTGAAGTATGGTTATATTTCAGGATTCAATCAAAATCAGTCAAGTTCTTCCTCATTTCATGTTGGTTCTCCCCAAAATTCACAGCACTCTTCCACATATATTGGGCCAAAGGATTTATCATCCACCTTTTCCAATTCTGCAACACAGTTGCTACCCACTTCCTCGCCACCAGTTGTTCCATCTCCTCTGACTCCGTTAACTCCCTCTTCTGCACCTGTAGATGCTGAGAAAAGTCATTCAAGAATGCATTCATTGTCACTTGAAGAGAGGAGAAGAGTCCATCAGATTCCTTCTCCTCTATCTCAGCTCAAAAGCACAAACCAAAATCAATCCCTTAAAGAAACTGGATTACTGAAGTCTCCTTTGCTTGCAGAGTCTACTTCTCCAGTTGTCAATCAGCCGTCACGTTCTAATGAATACCCATTGAGGCGACTGATGGAAGTGGTTTGTCCAATTTTTACACTATTTTAAATCTGTTTGCGTGATATATCCAACAGCACACACTTTCACTTATGAAAGACTTGGATGGTGAAACAATTATTTATGTATGCATGTAtatgcataaaaattattaggtGAAATTTATTTTTCTGGTTTGGTGTTGAAGGTGAAGTCAGTATCAAACAAATCTCTAAATTCTTCATTAAGGGATATCAGTGCTGTCATGAATATAACTGACAGAACAGCAAGAAGCCTCTCTCACATTGAATCAGATAGGATCTTTATCCAGGATCTATCGGATGATATAAGAAATCATGAAGAAGGGAACTTCGGCCTGATTTATGGAACTGGCATAGAGACGAGGATGAAGCGTCAACTGAGCACCATGGTTTCTGATGATTCAATATCAGAAATGGAATTAAATGCAGATTCTCGGATGAAGAGGCTGAAAAAAGAGGTATCGTCAATAATTTTTCACCTCCCGtatcaaaaataaatttcttggcgagcagaattttaaaaaaaaaaaaatttatatcttGTACACCAATATCTAAAGTTTTGTAATGTATCATCACAGCCTAGTAATCTTATCTTACAAGAGATCCAGGAAATTAATCAGATGCTTATTGAATCTGTGGTGGATGTGATAAACACGAAAGATGTTTCCCGGGCTGAAGCTGATAAAGGAATCCTCATTAGGTGCTGCTATAGTCCAGTAGGATTCGCTTGTGAAGTTAGGATCCCCGGTTCCTCGGAAAATATGGTAACACTTTTTGGAACCTTTTCTTCTATGTTTTCTGGAATTTCTGCCCGTGATgaagttaaaaaaatattatcccCTGCTTACAGTTTCCCACTCTGCTTCTGGAACTGATTGTGACTCCTGATTATCCCAATTCTTCTCCTGTTGTGTCGGAAGCATTGCCTCTTGACTTCAGGTGAGAAACCAATTATCATACATCATTTTTGTTACCGAGGTTTTATGTGACATACATTTTTTGTGTTAATGATTGCTAATGGCACTCCTAGAATGTGTCAATGACGCTCTGTTTTTCAAATAATGGAGTAAATGAGTATGGATTTGTGATTTCAAAACAACTGGACCGGTGgataaatcttgcacaatcgaAAATGAAGGTTTAATCGTAGTATGACATAAAAGTGTGTCTGATATGTGTGCTTCATCTCACAGTGGAGATGAAGAAGGGAAAGATCTCTGGATGAAGGCAAAGTCCATTTTCAGTTTGTCACTTAGAAAATGCTCGCACCACCCGATATCGCTTAAAGAAATGGCTAAAACATGGGATGCTTCTGCCCGGGAAGTGTTTCAGGAGTTTGCTGAGCAGAGGGGAGGTGGTAGTTTTAGCTCAAGATATGGCAAGTGGAAAAATGATATTGCTTCATCTCCAGTTTCCTAATTTTTCTCCCTTTTCGAGGAAAAAAATTGTATCGTTATAAGCTGATGCTGTACTGTAGAGCATTTTATTATATGTTTGTATTTTGGAAATGGTGAAAATCTTCTCTTCATCCAGATGACTTTTGTCTACTCTTCCGACAGTTTTGTAGTCTTTGTTTCTCAGTGTAAAATGACTAATTTGCTTGACGTATTTTTTGCAACTTTTTTTGTTATGGACTTTTGCAATTTTGGTTGTTTATGATATATTATGttgtcaaatttcagtttttgtTCATTATTTTTGCTTTTTTGTCCATTTAAGTCATTTTTCAATATGATATGATTGCAGTGCTGATGCGTGTAATGTCATATCATCAATGACAAAAATGATTAGaattatcataaattaaaaaatatatgattaaaactgaaattttacaatataaataatcaaaatcGTAAGTAACAAAGATATGATacaaaaattatgattttcacAACTTGTGCTAGAAAAATTTGCAAATTAGATACTTTGCTATAATTTTTCCAGCATATATGCCCCAATGCCACTTAACAATCTTCTGATCAGCCAAACGGCATATGGACAATTACTAAAAATAAACCGCATACTTCGGAGGGATTAGATAATTGGGGCATTTAATTTTAACAAGTATAACTAGTATTGTAGGCTgtgaatatatttaaaatttaaatattatcgatataatataataaatatatttaaggggggtgtattcaacgtgagaaatttattgacttttaattacttttgtagattttaaaaatctagaggtattcaatcaagacttttgcatactctatagaagtcttgtggtattcaaaatagactttcatggagttttaaaaagtcaagtggtattcaacattgacttttataaactctataaaagtctacaggtattcaaattttccatgaacttttaataactccatggaattcattgacatacaaacattaaagcctaaggtACAACCACAAATTGtaaaaattgtatttggttcaccccaaagatttgaatggatttttaaaacttctaactctctctctgtcgcttcacatcacatatcttatctcctctcatctatttctattactctctcaaattttcgaagtgtatctctatatatattttcatctttctttttcaaatttttcattttttggctgattgttcatttaataattttttattttaataacacgggaaattttgaattatagaattgattttgtgatttttaatttatgatttatacaaattaatgtaatattcaataataataaaagatgattaaaaaaatgttgttttaatagtttcgtaacaacaataatttttttaattcattttcgtatttttaattaatatgtaagctatgatatttttatacaaaattatattcacacaataataaataatattatttttacatttatattatcaatttaaaaataagattacatgttaatcaattgatgtattttaaaaaatttacatacatgcatataaacccacatatatatatatatatatatatgtaaggattaaacgatttaacttttaaataagtaaatttattttttaatataaatattaaaaataatttcaaattgaatatgttatatatgtcaattaattattggttcaaaaaaattaataaaaatcacatgttatagttaagtacaaaatttataaaattctataaaaaaaaatctacaaaagtctataaaaatcttgcaaaaaagttacataaatccacataaatctgtttataaatctgtgagattccataaaagtcaataaaaatttatcaaatccataaaagtctatcatttaaaaaagtcattaaaaatcatcaaaactctgaattgaatacaccccactaaatttatattttcaagagatatcgaattgaaattcaaattttaaaattaaattgaaataaaattcaTAGTGAataacatatttaattttttataagttTTCAAATATAATATGATAAGTGAATATATTAATACTGataaatatttctttttataGTATATTATATTTTGCGAGAACTTTCTAAATATGACAAAATATACATAGATATAGATTTTTTAGAATTACAAATTACAAATATGAAATTTaaacattatttttatttcatagagatgagtttttttttttttggacagCGAGATGAgatttttttcaaatgatatcgAACAAAAATTAATTTCCTACTGAGAAATTTATATTCTCTTGGACTTGTTAATACTTAAAATATCTCGATTTCCTTCCCATTTTAGACTTGGGATTGTTTACATTTTTTTCTGTGCAATAAACAAAAatatagatttttcaaaaagcTGATTCGCCCAGAAATTTTATGGAAATAAATATTCTAACTTTTATAAACTTAGTTACCatgttcaaaaaaataaaatttcatagcgatttttttttccttttggaATTCGTGTGACCTGATTCTAAATTGCTAAATAGGTTCTTTGCGTTTTAAAAGAACCAAAGAAAAAACAAGATAATAGTCTTCAATGGAAGTCATAATCAAGCTTGTTATGGCCATTTTCTTCATGGCGGTTATGAGCCAGGGTATGTTGAacattctcaaattttatgtctttttttttttaatctttaatATAACATGTACAGCAAAAAAATGATTTCAACAGCCCTGcgattttttttccctttttaatTACAACACGGCGTGATGGGATTTTTGTTGTGTTACGAAAGAGAAGGCGTTGTGGTGGATAGCCCCACAAAATCTTAGAGGGAAAAGTTGACTTCCCGGGTGGAAATTATAATCTAgaattatattgtgttcttatCAGGGAGAAGAGTTCAACCACCATGTGGTTTGAGGAACATGATAATCAAGCAAGAAGCAACAGGGTCGGCAGTGGGCGATCAAACACAGTGGAATGTGACCGTGTCAAATGCTTGCCCTGCATGCAATCAGTCTAAAGTGACATTATTGTGCGAAGGACTTCAAACTGTGGAGCCGTTAAACACTGAGGTGGTCACGAAATCTGGGGATTATTGTCTGATCAATAGAAGACGGCCCATTCTCCCTGGGGTTACTCTTAGTTTCACTTATTCTTGGGAAAAAAAGTTTGCATTCAAGCCCTATTCGTCGAAGGTTCGCTGTTCTCGATCGGCTCACGAATACATGGACGCACATGGGAATTTG from the Primulina eburnea isolate SZY01 chromosome 3, ASM2296580v1, whole genome shotgun sequence genome contains:
- the LOC140825355 gene encoding mediator of RNA polymerase II transcription subunit 15a-like isoform X1 gives rise to the protein MDDGNGKSSAETEPSFNLDEWMKELLPNDEADDATEFGMGQAGMLLPSPIVNNFSQENKSAVLLEKSHQIAETSSIVLPSTCQNSKPIVSTSGSSITQVRQNIPSSLSTKCSDFSETQTACNMVSQVHQRHQFQHQLLMQPTNRLNVQSSALHSNSHFSNRSQQQPIHQKESPTFGMPRQQHKIGNQSSSFMTNNQESFNVVQHSDQSTSHKQIMQLPQKMQLQPELQRTTFLHSQNVMAIDPKMSAKQSQPIHVGSSQGLLNYNAQVGLINSSDWVDPAFQQIQFMKEMYMSEVIKLFERSQELRHQATSAESVAKHERNRTFSEKIIRFLQLSKMDLMMNYGKERVYSMINEVRAQLDRAIAKNHPLRQHPQQLVELCGGMLKTSQMQQRPNFLQYKMSNQCLDSTRKGMPTYLRQQGTNKFQVGPSIGLRKGDTSITNSNTYNLMGSGFHKGVVEPMARNMLLHPLSGATHSNDTITLHQRVASSKNIFNSLDSSVSSITQKSISTLPQQHGQAMEIPNAKQPLQQPLTGKNKHQMVPKLNNDLKYGYISGFNQNQSSSSSFHVGSPQNSQHSSTYIGPKDLSSTFSNSATQLLPTSSPPVVPSPLTPLTPSSAPVDAEKSHSRMHSLSLEERRRVHQIPSPLSQLKSTNQNQSLKETGLLKSPLLAESTSPVVNQPSRSNEYPLRRLMEVVKSVSNKSLNSSLRDISAVMNITDRTARSLSHIESDRIFIQDLSDDIRNHEEGNFGLIYGTGIETRMKRQLSTMVSDDSISEMELNADSRMKRLKKEPSNLILQEIQEINQMLIESVVDVINTKDVSRAEADKGILIRCCYSPVGFACEVRIPGSSENMFPTLLLELIVTPDYPNSSPVVSEALPLDFSGDEEGKDLWMKAKSIFSLSLRKCSHHPISLKEMAKTWDASAREVFQEFAEQRGGGSFSSRYGKWKNDIASSPVS
- the LOC140825355 gene encoding mediator of RNA polymerase II transcription subunit 15a-like isoform X2; this encodes MDDGNGKSSAETEPSFNLDEWMKELLPNDEADDATEFGMGQAGMLLPSPIVNNFSQENKSAVLLEKSHQIAETSSIVLPSTCQNSKPIVSTSGSSITQVRQNIPSSLSTKCSDFSETQTACNMVSQVHQRHQFQHQLLMQPTNRLNVQSSALHSNSHFSNRSQQQPIHKESPTFGMPRQQHKIGNQSSSFMTNNQESFNVVQHSDQSTSHKQIMQLPQKMQLQPELQRTTFLHSQNVMAIDPKMSAKQSQPIHVGSSQGLLNYNAQVGLINSSDWVDPAFQQIQFMKEMYMSEVIKLFERSQELRHQATSAESVAKHERNRTFSEKIIRFLQLSKMDLMMNYGKERVYSMINEVRAQLDRAIAKNHPLRQHPQQLVELCGGMLKTSQMQQRPNFLQYKMSNQCLDSTRKGMPTYLRQQGTNKFQVGPSIGLRKGDTSITNSNTYNLMGSGFHKGVVEPMARNMLLHPLSGATHSNDTITLHQRVASSKNIFNSLDSSVSSITQKSISTLPQQHGQAMEIPNAKQPLQQPLTGKNKHQMVPKLNNDLKYGYISGFNQNQSSSSSFHVGSPQNSQHSSTYIGPKDLSSTFSNSATQLLPTSSPPVVPSPLTPLTPSSAPVDAEKSHSRMHSLSLEERRRVHQIPSPLSQLKSTNQNQSLKETGLLKSPLLAESTSPVVNQPSRSNEYPLRRLMEVVKSVSNKSLNSSLRDISAVMNITDRTARSLSHIESDRIFIQDLSDDIRNHEEGNFGLIYGTGIETRMKRQLSTMVSDDSISEMELNADSRMKRLKKEPSNLILQEIQEINQMLIESVVDVINTKDVSRAEADKGILIRCCYSPVGFACEVRIPGSSENMFPTLLLELIVTPDYPNSSPVVSEALPLDFSGDEEGKDLWMKAKSIFSLSLRKCSHHPISLKEMAKTWDASAREVFQEFAEQRGGGSFSSRYGKWKNDIASSPVS
- the LOC140828634 gene encoding uncharacterized protein → MEVIIKLVMAIFFMAVMSQGRRVQPPCGLRNMIIKQEATGSAVGDQTQWNVTVSNACPACNQSKVTLLCEGLQTVEPLNTEVVTKSGDYCLINRRRPILPGVTLSFTYSWEKKFAFKPYSSKVRCSRSAHEYMDAHGNLFKPRMRMAGGV